A window of the Glaciimonas sp. CA11.2 genome harbors these coding sequences:
- the yjfF gene encoding galactofuranose ABC transporter, permease protein YjfF, which produces MKNAIQNLPKSLTLPKSAASQTRSLFNSPYFTSVITVALFAIMFGLGSFSYTGFFSVQVFFNLLIDNAYLLVIGIGMTFVILSGGIDLSVGSVLALTTMISAYLLESLHWPPLFVMICVLLIGSLFGAFMGALIHFFKLQAFIVTLAGMFFARGLCYLISINSITIDNPLYVSLSQARLTFFGAFISPSVMIALVMLGVAIYLAHYTRFGRAVYAIGGDEESALLMGLPVGRTKILIYSFSGFCASLAGILFSLYMLSGYGLHAQGAELDAIAAVVIGGTLLSGGYGYVAGTLSGVLILGVIQTLITFDGTLSSWWTKIVIGALLFIFCLAQRLLAIGGKARGKATA; this is translated from the coding sequence ATGAAGAACGCCATACAAAACCTTCCCAAATCACTGACATTGCCCAAGTCTGCTGCATCGCAGACCCGCTCATTATTTAATTCACCTTATTTCACCTCCGTGATTACGGTGGCGTTATTTGCCATCATGTTCGGTCTTGGCTCCTTCTCTTATACTGGATTTTTTTCAGTGCAAGTATTTTTCAATCTCCTGATTGATAACGCCTATTTGCTGGTCATCGGTATTGGCATGACCTTTGTGATTCTGTCCGGCGGGATTGATCTGTCGGTCGGTTCAGTATTAGCGCTGACCACAATGATCTCGGCCTATTTGCTCGAAAGCCTGCATTGGCCGCCGTTATTTGTCATGATTTGCGTACTCCTGATCGGATCGCTATTTGGCGCATTCATGGGCGCATTGATTCATTTCTTTAAATTGCAGGCCTTCATCGTCACGCTCGCGGGAATGTTTTTTGCGCGCGGTTTATGCTACCTCATCAGCATCAATTCCATCACCATCGATAACCCGCTCTACGTGTCGCTATCGCAGGCCAGATTGACGTTTTTCGGTGCGTTCATTTCTCCCAGCGTCATGATTGCCCTCGTCATGCTGGGGGTGGCGATCTATCTCGCGCACTACACCCGTTTTGGTCGCGCCGTCTACGCCATTGGCGGTGATGAAGAATCGGCATTGCTGATGGGTTTGCCGGTTGGCCGTACCAAAATACTGATCTATTCCTTCAGCGGATTTTGCGCGTCACTGGCCGGGATTCTGTTTTCACTTTACATGCTGTCCGGCTACGGCTTACACGCCCAAGGCGCAGAGCTCGACGCCATTGCAGCAGTTGTCATCGGCGGCACGTTATTGAGCGGTGGTTACGGCTATGTTGCGGGCACGCTATCGGGCGTATTGATCCTCGGCGTCATTCAAACACTGATTACATTCGACGGCACACTGAGCTCGTGGTGGACCAAGATCGTCATCGGCGCATTGCTGTTTATATTTTGCCTGGCGCAACGTTTGCTGGCGATTGGTGGAAAGGCGCGCGGGAAAGCGACGGCATAA
- a CDS encoding ABC transporter permease, translating into MQHPLFWPTAALALLLLIDLIMIPGFFRLEIKDGHLYGSVIDIINRAAPLMLVALGMTLVIATRGIDISVGAVVAISGAVAAGLIGGDMVMINGAPEYVSKMPMVFALLIAMGAALLCGVWNGLLVSTLGLQPIIATLILMVAGRGLAQLLTDGQIITVYYKPFFFLGSGYLFGLPFSLFIVLAVGGLLLLLMRKTALGLFIQAVGINPVASRLAGIKTSALIFFVYMFCSACAGMAGLMISANIKSADANNAGLLMELDAILAVTLGGTSLAGGKFSLVGSIIGALIIQTLTYTIYSIGVPPEVNMVVKSIVVFIVCLSQSSQFRWHFSAAGIRSFKHFFAATK; encoded by the coding sequence ATGCAACATCCCTTATTCTGGCCCACGGCAGCGTTAGCCCTTTTACTGCTAATCGACCTGATCATGATCCCCGGATTTTTTCGATTAGAAATCAAAGATGGACATCTCTATGGCAGCGTGATCGACATCATCAATCGTGCAGCGCCGTTAATGCTGGTAGCGCTTGGCATGACATTAGTCATCGCCACACGTGGCATCGATATCTCGGTCGGTGCAGTCGTGGCGATCTCTGGCGCGGTCGCTGCGGGACTGATCGGCGGCGATATGGTGATGATCAACGGCGCACCAGAATACGTCAGCAAAATGCCGATGGTGTTTGCGCTCTTGATCGCCATGGGCGCGGCGTTGCTATGCGGCGTCTGGAACGGATTGTTGGTTTCCACCTTGGGTTTGCAGCCCATCATTGCCACCTTAATCCTGATGGTGGCGGGGCGCGGTTTAGCGCAATTGCTCACTGACGGACAAATCATCACGGTGTATTACAAACCGTTTTTCTTTCTCGGCAGTGGCTATTTATTCGGTCTGCCGTTCTCGTTATTTATTGTGCTGGCGGTCGGTGGCTTACTATTGTTGCTGATGCGTAAAACGGCGCTTGGTCTCTTTATTCAGGCTGTCGGTATTAATCCGGTTGCATCCCGACTCGCTGGTATTAAAACCTCGGCACTGATTTTTTTCGTGTATATGTTTTGCAGCGCCTGCGCAGGGATGGCGGGTCTCATGATTAGCGCCAATATCAAAAGTGCCGACGCCAACAACGCCGGTCTGTTGATGGAACTCGACGCAATCCTGGCCGTGACCTTGGGTGGTACATCCTTGGCCGGTGGTAAATTCAGTTTGGTTGGCAGCATCATCGGCGCATTAATTATTCAGACACTGACCTACACCATCTATTCAATTGGCGTTCCACCTGAGGTAAACATGGTGGTCAAGTCCATCGTCGTATTCATCGTTTGTTTGTCACAATCGTCGCAATTTCGCTGGCATTTTTCTGCTGCCGGAATACGCAGTTTCAAACATTTTTTTGCGGCGACCAAATAA
- a CDS encoding nucleoside hydrolase yields the protein MQRFNLYCRQLLRGLLLLSLLSITSAHAAEKRDLIIDTDPGADDVVALLLALASPQELNVLAITTVAGNVRLDKTSRNARLAREWAGREDVPVYAGAPKPLMRTPIYAENIHGKEGLPGVTVHEPKQGLASGNAVQYLINTLSKAKPHSITIAMLGPETNLALALMQAPEITNGIKEVVVMGGAHFNGGNITPVAEFNIFADPQAAQVVLASGVKLTYIPLDVTHKILTSPQRLNQIAGLHNQAGTLVSDILNAYVPADMLHYGLSGGPVHDASVIAWLLKPELFSGKQIHVDIDSREGIGFGQTVADWYGTLDQNKNAFWIENGDAQGFFDLLTARLGRLK from the coding sequence ATGCAACGTTTCAATCTTTATTGTAGGCAGCTTCTGCGAGGCTTATTACTGTTGTCGCTATTGAGCATAACATCCGCTCACGCGGCCGAAAAGCGCGATCTCATCATCGATACCGATCCGGGCGCCGACGATGTAGTGGCGTTACTTCTGGCGCTGGCATCGCCCCAAGAGCTCAATGTGTTGGCCATCACCACCGTAGCAGGCAATGTCCGTCTCGATAAAACCTCACGTAATGCCCGGCTAGCGCGCGAATGGGCTGGGCGTGAAGACGTGCCCGTGTATGCGGGAGCGCCAAAACCACTGATGCGGACGCCAATCTATGCGGAGAACATCCACGGTAAAGAAGGGTTGCCGGGGGTGACCGTGCATGAGCCGAAACAAGGGTTGGCTTCCGGTAACGCGGTCCAGTATCTGATCAATACCTTGAGCAAGGCCAAACCACATAGCATCACCATCGCCATGCTCGGGCCGGAAACCAATCTCGCGCTGGCACTGATGCAGGCACCGGAGATTACCAACGGCATTAAGGAAGTCGTGGTGATGGGTGGCGCGCATTTCAACGGCGGCAACATTACACCAGTCGCAGAATTTAATATCTTCGCTGATCCCCAGGCCGCGCAGGTGGTGTTGGCAAGCGGTGTCAAGCTGACTTATATACCGCTCGATGTCACCCACAAGATTCTGACCAGTCCGCAGCGGCTCAATCAGATTGCCGGATTACACAATCAGGCGGGTACGCTGGTCAGCGACATACTTAACGCCTATGTTCCCGCCGACATGCTGCATTACGGTTTGTCTGGCGGTCCGGTACATGACGCCAGCGTTATAGCGTGGTTGCTGAAGCCAGAGCTGTTCAGCGGCAAGCAGATCCACGTTGACATCGATAGCCGAGAGGGAATAGGTTTTGGTCAGACTGTCGCCGATTGGTATGGCACGCTTGACCAAAACAAAAATGCATTCTGGATCGAAAACGGTGACGCCCAGGGTTTTTTTGATTTGCTTACGGCACGACTTGGACGCCTGAAATGA
- a CDS encoding aldose 1-epimerase, producing the protein MINPKPSGTTSSAIRVVELQSATQRLQVLPTLGGSIAAWDWKLKEQWSPLLRSWDGTSKDRYAMACFPLVPWSNRITDGGFTHQGRHYPVLENRAGEPYPIHGDAWLQKWRVANRTPNSIQLTLKSDCFDGNPHSYRCSQTLTLTDDGLSIALLVTHLGAESLPYGLGLHPYFPRNEATRFSSRADGVWLSDSDQIPTAHTKAFPQTWNYNHPAALEGPLIDNCFTGWDGKALISYPDRGLELSVTMDNCSSYSLMYRPPKHDYFCFEPITHPINAFHVTGKPGLVTLARGQTLSMKTHFQVSVM; encoded by the coding sequence ATGATAAACCCGAAACCATCAGGAACGACCTCTTCTGCCATCCGCGTAGTTGAACTCCAATCGGCGACACAACGGTTGCAAGTTCTACCGACCTTGGGTGGAAGTATTGCTGCATGGGATTGGAAGTTGAAAGAACAATGGAGTCCTCTTTTGCGGTCATGGGATGGAACCTCAAAGGATCGCTATGCCATGGCCTGTTTTCCGCTGGTTCCATGGTCGAATCGGATTACTGATGGCGGGTTCACCCATCAAGGACGGCACTATCCAGTTCTTGAAAACCGCGCGGGCGAGCCATATCCGATTCACGGGGATGCGTGGCTGCAAAAATGGCGGGTTGCCAACCGAACCCCAAACAGTATTCAATTGACGCTAAAATCGGATTGCTTTGATGGCAATCCACACAGTTATCGTTGCAGCCAGACTTTGACGTTAACGGACGATGGGCTATCGATAGCGTTATTAGTAACCCATTTGGGAGCCGAATCCTTACCTTACGGCCTCGGATTACATCCCTACTTTCCACGAAATGAGGCGACGCGATTTAGTTCGCGGGCCGATGGCGTGTGGCTTTCGGATAGCGATCAGATCCCGACTGCTCACACGAAGGCCTTTCCACAGACCTGGAATTATAATCATCCAGCCGCATTGGAAGGACCATTGATTGATAATTGCTTTACGGGATGGGATGGAAAGGCGCTGATTAGCTACCCTGACCGAGGGCTGGAACTGTCAGTGACAATGGATAACTGTAGTAGCTATAGTTTGATGTATCGGCCACCGAAGCATGACTATTTTTGCTTCGAACCGATTACGCATCCAATTAATGCATTCCACGTAACCGGAAAACCAGGTTTGGTCACGCTAGCACGTGGACAAACTCTCTCGATGAAGACCCATTTTCAGGTCAGCGTAATGTAA
- a CDS encoding ABC transporter substrate-binding protein, with protein sequence MKLTSKKILASALFLGLDFGIASIAFADKSLVMGFAQVGAESEWRTANTASIKDAAGKAGVTLKFSDAQQKQENQIKAIRSYIAQKVDVIAFSPVVESGWDTVLKEAKSAKIPVILTDRAVNVTDKSLYVTFIGSDFVEEGHRAGRWLLERAKTMPAGDINIVELQGTVGSAPAIDRKAGFEQEIATNPRLKIIRSQTGDFTRAKGKEVMEAFLKAEGKKINVLYAHNDDMAIGAIQAIEEAGLKPGKDILIISVDGVKGAFEAMMAGKLNVTVECSPLLGPQLMQVAKDIVAGKSVPKRITTVEGVFPAEIAAKEFPNRKY encoded by the coding sequence ATGAAATTAACCAGCAAAAAAATATTAGCGTCCGCATTATTTTTAGGACTAGATTTTGGGATTGCATCGATTGCATTCGCAGACAAATCACTAGTAATGGGTTTTGCGCAGGTAGGCGCTGAAAGTGAATGGCGCACCGCCAATACGGCGTCGATCAAAGACGCCGCGGGCAAAGCCGGTGTCACGCTTAAATTCTCGGATGCACAGCAAAAGCAAGAAAACCAGATCAAAGCAATCCGCTCCTACATCGCCCAAAAAGTGGATGTAATTGCATTTTCTCCAGTAGTGGAATCAGGATGGGACACTGTCCTAAAAGAAGCCAAAAGCGCAAAAATTCCAGTTATCCTCACGGATCGCGCGGTCAACGTCACAGATAAATCGCTTTATGTCACCTTTATTGGTTCTGACTTTGTTGAAGAAGGACACCGTGCTGGTCGCTGGTTGCTAGAGCGCGCCAAGACCATGCCAGCCGGTGATATCAATATCGTTGAATTGCAAGGCACGGTAGGGTCTGCACCGGCGATTGACCGCAAAGCCGGTTTCGAGCAAGAGATCGCCACGAATCCACGTCTCAAAATTATCCGCTCGCAAACAGGTGATTTCACGCGTGCCAAAGGCAAGGAAGTGATGGAAGCTTTCCTTAAAGCTGAAGGCAAGAAAATCAATGTCTTGTACGCGCATAACGACGATATGGCGATTGGAGCAATTCAGGCAATCGAAGAAGCCGGTCTTAAACCAGGTAAAGACATCCTCATCATTTCGGTGGATGGTGTGAAAGGCGCATTCGAAGCCATGATGGCGGGTAAGTTGAACGTCACCGTCGAATGCAGTCCATTGCTGGGACCACAATTGATGCAAGTTGCCAAAGACATCGTTGCTGGTAAATCAGTGCCAAAACGGATCACCACGGTGGAGGGCGTGTTCCCAGCCGAAATCGCTGCTAAAGAGTTTCCAAACCGTAAGTATTGA
- a CDS encoding PEP-CTERM sorting domain-containing protein, producing MKNIKKIAFVAAVTVTTLFSVSAQATLTTYTNLALFEAAAGATSLETFSTATPNVSGNNFAGTFNGFSLSSVANGNKSGISTGSISGSDNTAIPANFSGQNFYGWGEGTQGNVGPTTTFSFGRAVQALGFDWFDTDVTDSYSLKVNALTTVVFNYKSSGFFGVIASAGESFTTASIQTFTDGGFISTEGFDNVRVSAVPEPTSLALLGLGILGFVASRRKATKHTRG from the coding sequence ATGAAAAATATTAAAAAAATCGCTTTCGTTGCTGCCGTTACCGTCACAACATTATTTTCGGTATCGGCACAGGCAACCCTCACAACTTACACTAACCTGGCGTTATTTGAGGCTGCTGCGGGTGCAACCTCTCTAGAAACCTTTAGCACTGCTACCCCCAACGTATCTGGCAATAATTTTGCCGGTACCTTTAACGGTTTTTCGCTGTCCAGCGTAGCGAACGGTAACAAGAGCGGCATTTCGACCGGATCTATTAGTGGCAGTGACAATACGGCGATTCCGGCAAATTTTTCCGGCCAAAATTTCTATGGTTGGGGGGAGGGAACTCAAGGTAACGTCGGTCCTACTACCACCTTTAGTTTTGGTCGTGCGGTTCAGGCGCTTGGTTTCGATTGGTTCGATACGGATGTTACTGATAGCTATTCATTGAAAGTCAATGCCTTGACTACGGTAGTTTTCAATTACAAATCGAGTGGCTTTTTTGGTGTTATTGCTAGCGCTGGCGAATCATTTACCACTGCATCAATCCAGACATTCACCGATGGTGGGTTCATTTCAACCGAGGGTTTTGATAATGTCCGTGTCTCCGCCGTTCCTGAACCGACTTCGCTGGCTTTGTTGGGTCTTGGAATCTTAGGCTTCGTCGCTTCACGACGCAAAGCAACTAAGCATACCAGAGGCTGA
- a CDS encoding PEP-CTERM sorting domain-containing protein, which translates to MLTFYCLIFSHNKKKYIQLEFLMKHSTFRGLMVTAALIGVSFVAQANVFTQPSYTQNTTFTDADPGTTMTLAWDGVNYYTASGGSQSSPYSKYAANGTLIASASPSPGIDFRSVFTNSSNNLLARGYGSNVIYQQTSFGHFTSLVTLNGGSLDSQSAVVMNSAGTEYLAQSAGQVRSWDLTGNYLGAITLAGFSGSQASYPQGRGLAIVGNDLLTYYNGTVNAWSMTGQDLGSATLISGGTSFDSNFSYSYANDQFWVVDQAKGTWRGYDIGLTGGQAVPEPATLALLGLGLFGIAVMRKKRLM; encoded by the coding sequence ATGCTTACCTTCTATTGCCTTATTTTCTCTCACAATAAAAAGAAATATATCCAATTGGAGTTCTTGATGAAACATAGCACTTTTCGCGGTTTAATGGTCACGGCAGCTTTAATTGGCGTCAGTTTTGTAGCTCAAGCCAATGTATTTACACAGCCAAGTTACACACAAAATACGACATTTACCGACGCAGATCCCGGGACGACCATGACGCTTGCCTGGGATGGGGTAAATTACTATACGGCATCAGGTGGCTCTCAATCTAGCCCCTATTCAAAGTACGCTGCTAATGGCACTTTAATCGCTTCGGCATCACCTTCGCCCGGAATTGACTTCCGCTCGGTGTTCACCAATTCTTCAAATAATTTGCTAGCGCGCGGCTATGGCAGCAATGTTATTTACCAACAAACCTCATTTGGTCATTTTACGAGTTTGGTAACGTTGAATGGCGGATCCTTGGATTCTCAGTCTGCCGTTGTAATGAATAGCGCGGGCACCGAATATTTGGCACAATCCGCGGGTCAAGTCCGCTCCTGGGATCTAACGGGTAACTATCTTGGAGCCATCACTTTAGCGGGTTTTAGTGGATCTCAGGCTAGCTATCCACAAGGCCGTGGATTGGCTATCGTTGGCAATGATTTATTGACCTACTACAATGGCACTGTGAATGCATGGAGTATGACTGGCCAAGATCTTGGCTCGGCAACTCTGATATCCGGCGGCACTAGCTTTGATTCTAACTTCAGTTATAGCTATGCGAACGATCAGTTCTGGGTAGTGGATCAAGCTAAAGGAACATGGCGTGGTTACGATATTGGTTTGACAGGTGGCCAAGCGGTGCCGGAGCCTGCAACCCTGGCATTGCTAGGTTTGGGACTGTTTGGTATCGCTGTAATGCGAAAAAAACGTTTAATGTGA
- the tadA gene encoding tRNA adenosine(34) deaminase TadA produces MDNLSHPIDAASTDDIFMRQAIAQAHNAWALGEVPVGAVVVKDGVIIASGFNHPIGNHDPTAHAEIMALRAAATLLGNYRLPGCELYVTLEPCLMCAGAMMHARLSRVIYGASDPKTGAGGSVLNVFEQERLNHHTALTGGVLSDECGTLLKQFFSERRLAQKNQPELL; encoded by the coding sequence ATGGATAATCTTTCTCATCCAATAGACGCCGCTTCAACCGATGACATTTTCATGCGGCAAGCAATAGCGCAAGCACACAACGCTTGGGCATTGGGTGAAGTGCCGGTCGGCGCAGTCGTGGTGAAAGATGGCGTTATTATCGCCTCCGGATTTAACCATCCGATAGGCAATCATGACCCAACTGCGCATGCCGAAATAATGGCGCTGCGGGCTGCCGCGACGTTACTTGGCAATTATCGTCTACCCGGTTGTGAACTCTATGTCACACTGGAACCCTGCCTGATGTGCGCAGGCGCAATGATGCACGCGCGCCTCTCACGCGTGATTTATGGCGCTAGCGATCCAAAGACTGGCGCTGGCGGTTCTGTGCTCAACGTCTTTGAGCAAGAAAGGCTGAACCATCACACCGCGTTAACCGGTGGTGTCCTATCCGACGAATGTGGCACACTGCTTAAACAGTTTTTTTCCGAGCGTCGTCTGGCGCAAAAAAATCAACCTGAATTATTGTAA
- the ldcA gene encoding muramoyltetrapeptide carboxypeptidase has translation MDLENSDLPADLPADLQTPELALFAKKVGVALIAPSGYALDQQVLGRGILALQQQGCVVYNYYDGTQKYQRFGGTEAGRLAQIYAAIDNPQVQIVMAVRGSYGMSRLLPLLDFERIAASKKLFVGHSDFTAFSLALLAQTGLQSFAGPMLCSDFGDVELSQFTMSHFWQSLRQAEQTLDVETNGNPDLDVTGTLWGGNLAMINHLIGTAYLPQVDGGILFLEDIGEHPYRIERMILQLQYAGIAERQQAIVLGDFSHYRLAAHDNGYDFDAMLAYLRSNISVPILTGLPFGHVRDKVTLPIGGQARLISGPAGFQLRIYSTLTLR, from the coding sequence GTGGATCTAGAAAATTCCGATTTGCCAGCCGATTTGCCAGCCGATTTGCAAACACCAGAGCTTGCGCTATTTGCCAAAAAAGTTGGCGTTGCGTTGATCGCGCCAAGCGGTTATGCGCTGGATCAGCAGGTGCTTGGGCGTGGCATTCTGGCTCTGCAACAACAAGGTTGCGTCGTTTATAACTACTACGACGGGACGCAGAAATATCAGCGATTTGGCGGCACCGAAGCAGGGCGGTTGGCACAAATATACGCAGCGATTGATAATCCACAAGTGCAAATTGTCATGGCAGTACGCGGCAGTTACGGCATGTCGCGCTTGTTACCGTTGTTAGATTTTGAGCGGATCGCAGCAAGTAAAAAGCTCTTCGTCGGCCATAGCGATTTCACTGCTTTCAGTCTGGCCCTGTTGGCGCAAACCGGATTGCAAAGCTTTGCCGGACCGATGTTATGTAGTGACTTTGGTGACGTGGAACTGAGTCAATTCACCATGTCTCATTTCTGGCAAAGCCTGCGTCAAGCAGAGCAAACGCTCGATGTGGAGACCAACGGAAATCCAGACCTTGATGTCACCGGCACTTTGTGGGGTGGCAATCTGGCGATGATCAATCACCTTATCGGAACGGCCTATTTGCCGCAAGTTGATGGTGGCATTTTATTTCTTGAAGATATCGGTGAGCATCCGTATCGCATCGAACGGATGATCTTACAACTTCAATACGCCGGAATTGCAGAGCGCCAACAGGCGATAGTGCTGGGCGATTTTTCACATTATCGCTTGGCGGCCCACGACAACGGCTACGATTTTGATGCCATGTTGGCCTATTTGCGTTCGAACATATCTGTTCCAATTTTGACCGGCTTGCCATTCGGTCATGTGCGCGATAAAGTCACGCTGCCGATTGGCGGTCAGGCAAGGCTGATTTCCGGACCAGCCGGATTTCAGCTCAGGATCTACAGTACGCTTACATTACGCTGA
- a CDS encoding O-methyltransferase has protein sequence MNSTLKELLDELEEFGHANDDLMRDRPGRMLNITRDTGDFLSVLIKIMSAKRILEIGTSNGYSTLWLADASRTFDGKVTTVEMSAFKIAMAAKNFVRAGLADHITQIEGDAGAVLSGAADAAFDMIFLDSDRSEYGGWWPDLKRVLRRGGLLVVDNATSHAKEMALFINIIQADGDFVTSLVPVGKGEFLATKEK, from the coding sequence ATGAATTCAACATTGAAAGAACTTTTGGACGAGTTGGAAGAGTTCGGTCACGCGAATGACGATTTGATGAGGGATCGACCAGGCCGCATGTTGAACATTACGCGTGACACGGGCGATTTTTTGTCTGTACTGATAAAAATCATGAGCGCTAAACGCATTCTTGAAATCGGCACTTCTAACGGCTACTCAACCCTTTGGTTAGCTGATGCTTCACGGACTTTTGATGGCAAAGTGACGACTGTTGAGATGTCGGCATTTAAAATTGCAATGGCGGCAAAGAACTTCGTCCGAGCGGGCTTGGCCGACCATATCACCCAAATTGAGGGAGATGCTGGCGCCGTGTTGAGCGGTGCGGCAGATGCGGCCTTCGATATGATTTTTCTGGATTCAGACCGCTCTGAATATGGTGGATGGTGGCCGGATTTGAAGCGTGTGCTGCGTCGTGGTGGATTGCTGGTGGTGGATAACGCCACGTCTCACGCTAAAGAGATGGCGCTATTTATCAACATAATTCAAGCAGATGGCGATTTTGTGACGAGCCTGGTTCCCGTAGGGAAAGGCGAATTTCTTGCAACAAAGGAAAAATGA
- a CDS encoding sugar ABC transporter ATP-binding protein, giving the protein MTSITTPLSTPFSSPEHRSKPVLELSGIYKAFPGVKALTDVDLLLFPGEVHTLMGQNGAGKSTLIKILTGVYKPDSGRILLNGRPVQPRSTLEAQNLGISTVYQEVNLCLNLSVAENIFIGRYPMKNGFIDWPMMKQNAQTLLAELQVDIDVTAPLSRYSLAVQQMVAISRALSISAKVLILDEPTSSLDDNEVQMLFTVLRRLREQGLAILFVTHFLEQTFDISDRITVLRNGIREGEYLVNALSRYDLVNKMVGVSAEEALALSNAREENLQSLPLTEVDQNSASSATYMEAAGIGRKGALTPLDLTCRSGEVLGLCGLLGSGRTEAARLLFGADKADSGTIAIKGKIHKFNSPRDAIAAGIGFSSENRKEEGAILELSVRENIILALQARAGLMHVIGRKRQQEIANNYIKWLGIKTPSAETPIGKLSGGNQQKALLARWLATDPEMLILDEPTRGVDVRAKQEIMDYVVSLCRKGMAILFISSEIDEVLRCSDRILVLRDRKACGQYLRGELDDASVLQVIAGDAA; this is encoded by the coding sequence ATGACATCCATTACTACGCCATTATCGACCCCATTTTCTAGTCCTGAACATCGCTCGAAGCCGGTGTTAGAACTCAGTGGCATCTATAAAGCATTCCCCGGCGTCAAGGCATTAACTGATGTCGATCTCCTGTTATTTCCGGGAGAAGTGCACACGTTGATGGGCCAAAATGGGGCTGGAAAATCAACACTCATCAAAATATTGACCGGTGTTTATAAACCCGATAGCGGACGTATCCTGTTAAACGGTCGACCGGTGCAACCGCGTTCAACTCTGGAAGCCCAAAATCTTGGAATCAGCACGGTTTATCAAGAGGTCAATTTATGTCTCAATCTATCGGTTGCTGAAAATATCTTTATTGGCCGTTATCCGATGAAAAATGGTTTCATCGATTGGCCGATGATGAAACAAAATGCCCAAACATTATTGGCCGAATTACAGGTTGACATCGATGTGACCGCGCCGTTATCACGCTATTCGCTGGCGGTGCAGCAAATGGTCGCCATTTCACGCGCACTCAGCATTTCAGCCAAAGTATTAATTCTGGACGAGCCAACTTCAAGTCTTGATGACAATGAAGTCCAAATGCTGTTCACTGTATTGCGACGCCTGCGTGAACAAGGGCTGGCCATTTTGTTTGTGACACATTTCCTAGAACAGACATTCGATATTTCTGATCGTATCACCGTATTACGTAATGGCATCCGTGAAGGCGAATACCTCGTCAACGCCTTATCCCGCTACGACCTGGTCAACAAAATGGTTGGCGTCAGCGCTGAAGAAGCGCTTGCGCTCAGCAACGCGCGTGAAGAAAATTTGCAGTCATTGCCATTAACCGAGGTGGACCAAAACTCAGCCAGCAGCGCCACCTACATGGAGGCAGCAGGAATTGGGCGTAAAGGCGCGTTGACACCACTGGATCTTACATGTCGCAGTGGGGAAGTACTTGGCTTATGTGGCTTATTGGGTTCCGGGCGGACCGAAGCGGCACGTCTATTGTTCGGCGCAGATAAAGCAGACTCGGGAACCATCGCCATCAAAGGTAAGATTCACAAATTTAATTCGCCACGTGACGCGATTGCTGCCGGTATTGGATTCTCGTCAGAGAATCGCAAAGAAGAAGGCGCGATTCTTGAACTCAGCGTGCGAGAGAATATTATTCTAGCCTTGCAAGCGCGGGCAGGACTGATGCATGTCATCGGTCGCAAGCGCCAGCAGGAAATCGCCAATAATTATATTAAATGGCTTGGTATTAAAACGCCCAGCGCAGAAACCCCCATTGGCAAGCTATCCGGTGGCAATCAGCAAAAAGCATTGTTGGCGCGCTGGCTGGCGACCGATCCCGAAATGCTCATTCTGGACGAACCGACACGTGGCGTTGATGTGCGTGCCAAGCAGGAAATCATGGATTATGTCGTTTCACTCTGTCGCAAAGGAATGGCAATTCTGTTCATCTCATCTGAAATTGACGAAGTATTGCGTTGCAGCGACCGCATTCTGGTGTTACGGGACCGCAAAGCGTGCGGCCAGTATTTGCGCGGTGAGCTGGACGACGCATCAGTCCTGCAAGTCATTGCCGGAGATGCAGCATGA